A genomic region of Macaca thibetana thibetana isolate TM-01 chromosome 14, ASM2454274v1, whole genome shotgun sequence contains the following coding sequences:
- the MOB2 gene encoding MOB kinase activator 2 isoform X2: MDWLMGKSKAKPNGKKPAAEERKAYLEPEHTKARITDFQFKELVVLPREIDLNEWLASNTTTFFHHINLQYSTISEFCTGETCQTMAVCNTQYYWYDERGKKVKCTAPQYVDFVMSSVQKLVTDEDVFPTKYGREFPSSFESLVRKICRHLFHVLAHIYWAHFKETLALELHGHLNTLYVHFILFAREFNLLDPKETAIMDDLTEVLCSGAGGVHSGGSGDGAGSGGPGAQNHVKER; encoded by the exons GAAGTCCAAAGCCAAGCCCAATGGCAAGAAGCCTGCTGCGGAGGAGAGGAAGGCCTACCTGGAGCCTGAGCACACCAAGGCCAGGATCACCGACTTCCAGTTCAAGGAGCTGGTGGTGCTGCCCCGCGAGATTGACCTTAACGAGTGGCTGGCCAGCAACA cCACGACATTTTTCCACCACATCAACCTGCAGTATAGCACCATCTCGGAGTTCTGCACAGGAGAGACGTGTCAGACAATGGCCGTGTGCAACAC ACAGTACTACTGGTATGATGAGCGGGGGAAGAAGGTCAAGTGCACGGCCCCGCAGTACGTTGACTTCGTCATGAGCTCCGTGCAGAAGCTGGTGACGGATGAGGACGTGTTCCCCACAAAATACG GCAGAGAATTCCCCAGCTCCTTTGAGTCCCTGGTGCGGAAGATCTGCAGACACCTGTTCCACGTGCTGGCGCACATCTACTGGGCCCACTTCAAGGAGACGCTGGCCCTGGAGCTGCACGGACACTTGAACACGCTCTACGTCCACTTCATCCTCTTTGCTCGGGAGTTCAACCTGCTGGACCCCAAAGAGACCGCCATCATGGACGACCTCACCGAGGTGCTATGCAGCGGGGCCGGCGGGGTCCACAGTGGGGGCAGCGGGGATGGGGCCGGCAGCGGGGGCCCGGGAGCACAGAACCACGTGAAGGAGAGATGA
- the MOB2 gene encoding MOB kinase activator 2 isoform X1 — MSPSAPPTPGPQDPSRKSKAKPNGKKPAAEERKAYLEPEHTKARITDFQFKELVVLPREIDLNEWLASNTTTFFHHINLQYSTISEFCTGETCQTMAVCNTQYYWYDERGKKVKCTAPQYVDFVMSSVQKLVTDEDVFPTKYGREFPSSFESLVRKICRHLFHVLAHIYWAHFKETLALELHGHLNTLYVHFILFAREFNLLDPKETAIMDDLTEVLCSGAGGVHSGGSGDGAGSGGPGAQNHVKER; from the exons GAAGTCCAAAGCCAAGCCCAATGGCAAGAAGCCTGCTGCGGAGGAGAGGAAGGCCTACCTGGAGCCTGAGCACACCAAGGCCAGGATCACCGACTTCCAGTTCAAGGAGCTGGTGGTGCTGCCCCGCGAGATTGACCTTAACGAGTGGCTGGCCAGCAACA cCACGACATTTTTCCACCACATCAACCTGCAGTATAGCACCATCTCGGAGTTCTGCACAGGAGAGACGTGTCAGACAATGGCCGTGTGCAACAC ACAGTACTACTGGTATGATGAGCGGGGGAAGAAGGTCAAGTGCACGGCCCCGCAGTACGTTGACTTCGTCATGAGCTCCGTGCAGAAGCTGGTGACGGATGAGGACGTGTTCCCCACAAAATACG GCAGAGAATTCCCCAGCTCCTTTGAGTCCCTGGTGCGGAAGATCTGCAGACACCTGTTCCACGTGCTGGCGCACATCTACTGGGCCCACTTCAAGGAGACGCTGGCCCTGGAGCTGCACGGACACTTGAACACGCTCTACGTCCACTTCATCCTCTTTGCTCGGGAGTTCAACCTGCTGGACCCCAAAGAGACCGCCATCATGGACGACCTCACCGAGGTGCTATGCAGCGGGGCCGGCGGGGTCCACAGTGGGGGCAGCGGGGATGGGGCCGGCAGCGGGGGCCCGGGAGCACAGAACCACGTGAAGGAGAGATGA